In Labrus bergylta chromosome 1, fLabBer1.1, whole genome shotgun sequence, one genomic interval encodes:
- the uso1 gene encoding general vesicular transport factor p115 isoform X1, whose amino-acid sequence MNFLRGVMGGQAAGPQPSGADTIQKLCDRVASSTLLEDRRDAVRALKSLSKKYRMEVGTQAMDHLINILQTDRSDSEILGYALDTLYNLICNDEEEEQDAVTHIPVSGKRKNVSAPDETAQKQADDLGAQFTEMFIQDPEHVTLLLTLLEDFDFHVRWPGVKLLTALLKNQGVQLQGIILVSPMGVSRLMDLLADSREVIRNDGLLLLQQLTKSNAAIQKIVAFENAFERLLDIITEEGSSDGGIVVEDCLLLLLNLLKNNSSNQNFFKEGSYIQRMKPWFEVGDDNSGWSAQKVTNLHLMLQLVRVMVSPVNSPGATASCQRSMYQCGLLQQLCTILMATGVPADILTETINTVSEVIRGSQINQDYFASVNAPSNPPRPAIVVLLMSMVNERQPFVLRCAVLYCFQCFLYKNQKGQGEIVATLLPSTIDANSISAGQLLCGGLFSADSLSNWCAAVALAHALQDNLTQKEQLLRVQLATSLGKPPVSLLQQCTNILSQGDKIARRGSKVQTRVGLLMLLCTWINNCPIAVTHFLHNQENVPFLTAQISENLGEDERLVQGLCALLLGICIYYNDNSLENYTKEKLKQLIEKRIGKENFVEKLGFITKHELYSRAAQKPQPVFPSPEQMLFDHEFTKLVKELEGVITKAVHKSSEEEKKEEEVKKTLEQHDNIVTQYKELIREQDAQIQELKEQVSTMSAQNEQMQTSLTQQLSQIQQHKDQYNILKLKLGKDNHSQSNSQGDGSQMNGLQMEEVTQLRAELEELRMQHTLLQTQLGDKDTLINSLRSEPSKTAEGSAAESDNSELLKELEALRSQVQSQSAEINQMRTEREELLRRAEAASSEAAPCSDSSLDAQKMAELESRLAAQTNETERLKAEAKSLSQSRLELEQQLASATSTVAILQTEKAKLQTEVQESKKEQDDLLMLLADQDQKIHSLKQKLKDLGETVDDEDDLDTRDQTDDDYEEEEDED is encoded by the exons ATGAATTTCTTGAGAGGAGTGATGGGTGGGCAGGCAGCCGGGCCACAGCCGTCTGGAGCGGACACG ATCCAGAAGTTGTGTGACCGGGTAGCCTCCTCAACGCTCCTAGAAGATCGCAGAGATGCTGTCCGTGCTCTTAAGTCCCTCTCTAAG AAATATCGCATGGAAGTTGGCACACAGGCGATGGATCACTTGATTAACATACTGCAAACtgacag GTCTGACTCTGAGATCCTGGGCTATGCTTTGGACACATTGTACAACCTCATCTGCAacgatgaggaggaggagcaag ACGCTGTAACCCATATCCCTGTCTCAGGGAAGCGTAAGAATGTTTCCGCACCTG ACGAGACTGCACAGAAGCAGGCAGATGACCTCGGTGCTCAGTTCACAGAAATGTTCATCCAGGATCCTGAACACGTGACCCTGCTCCTCACTCTACTGGAG GATTTTGACTTCCATGTACGTTGGCCCGGGGTGAAGCTATTGACTGCTCTCCTGAAGAACCAGGGTGTCCAGCTCCAAGGGATCATTCTAGTCAGCCCCATGG GTGTTTCCAGATTGATGGACCTGTTGGCAGACTCTAGGGAGGTGATTCGCAATGAT GGCTTATTGCTGCTTCAACAGCTGACAAAAAGCAATGCTGCCATTCAAAAAATTGTGGCCTTTGAAAACGCATTTGAACGTCTTCTAGATATTATCACAGAGGAGGGCAGCAGTGATGGAG GTATTGTGGTGGAGGACTgtttgctcctgctgctcaaCCTGCTAAAGAACAACAGCTCCAATCAAAACTTCTTCAAGGAGGGCTCCTACATCCAGAGGATGAAGCCCTGGTTTGAGGTCGGGGACGATAACTCTGGTTGGTCCGCACAGAAAGTCACCAACCTCCACCTCATGCTGCAG TTGGTGCGCGTCATGGTGTCTCCAGTGAACTCTCCTGGAGCCACTGCCAGCTGCCAGAGGTCCATGTACCAGTGTggtctgctgcagcagctgtgcaCCATCCTCATGGCCACTGGTGTGCCTGCTGACATCCTCACCGAG ACCATCAACACCGTGTCCGAGGTTATCAGAGGCTCGCAGATCAACCAGGACTACTTTGCCTCCGTCAACGCTCCGTCAAATCCACCAAG ACCGGCCATCGTGGTGCTGCTCATGTCCATGGTGAATGAGAGGCAGCCATTTGTGCTTCGCTGTGCTGTGCTCTACTGTTTCCAGTGTTTCCTCTACAAAAACCAGAAAGGACAGGGGGAGATAGTGGCTACACTGCTGCCCTCCACCATCGATG CTAACTCCATCTCAGCAGGCCAGCTGCTGTGCGGAGGCCTGTTCTCAGCAGACTCTCTGTCTAACTGGTGTGCCGCTGTGGCGTTGGCTCACGCCCTGCAGGACAACCTCACTCAGAAGGAGCAGCTGCTGAGGGTCCAACTCGCCACCAGCCTGGGAAAGCCCCCTGTCTCCCTGCTGCAGCAGTGCACCAACATCCTCTCGCAG GGAGATAAGATCGCCCGGCGG GGCAGTAAAGTTCAGACGCGGGTCGGCCTCCTCATGCTGCTGTGTACGTGGATCAACAACTGTCCGATAGCTGTCACACACTTTTTACACAACCAGGAAAACGTTCCCTTT CTGACGGCTCAGATCTCCGAGAACCTGGGAGAGGATGAAAGGCTGGTGCAGGGCCTGTGTGCACTGCTCCTTGGGATCTGCATCTATTACAACGACAACTCGCTGGAAAACTACACCAA AGAGAAGCTAAAGCAGCTCATTGAGAAGCGGATCGGGAAGGAGAACTTTGTAGAGAAACTGGGCTTCATCACTAAACATGAGCTGTACTCGCGGGCGGCCCAGAAGCCGCAGCCCGTCTTCCCGTCTCCAGAGCAAATGCTGTTTGACCACGAGTTCACCAAGCTGGTCAAAGAGTTGGAGG gtGTGATCACCAAAGCGGTTCATAAGTCcagtgaggaggagaagaaggaagaggaggttAAGAAGACGTTAGAGCAACATGACAACATCGTAACACAGTACAAAGAGCTGATCAGAGaacag GATGCTCAGATCCAGGAGCTGAAGGAGCAGGTGTCGACCATGTCAGCTCAGAACGAACAGATGCAGACTTCACTCACACAACAGCTGTCCCAGATCCAGCAGCACAAAGATCAGTACAACATCCTCAAGCTGAAATTAG GTAAGGATAACCACAGTCAGTCAAACAGTCAGGGAGACGGCTCGCAGATGAACGGGCTACAGATGGAGGAGGTCACGCAGCTCAGAGCGGAGCTGGAGGAGCTCCGCATGCAACACACACTCCTTCAGACACAACTCGGCGACAAAGACACACTCATCAACAGCCTG AGGTCAGAGCCGTCCAAGACAGCAGAGGGTTCAGCAGCAGAGTCAGACAACTCAGAACTGCTCAAG gAGCTGGAGGCTCTGAGGAGTCAGGTTCAGTCACAGTCTGCAGAAATCAACCAgatgaggacagaaagagaagagctgctgaggagagcGGAAGCTGCA TCCTCAGAAGCAGCTCCCTGCAGTGACAGCTCATTAGATGCTCAGAAGATGGCAGAACTAGAGAGCAGACTCGCAGCCCAGACGAACGAGACGGAGAGACTCAAG GCGGAGGCAAAGAGCTTGTCACAGAGCCGGCTGGAGCTGGAGCAGCAGCTTGCTTCAGCCACCAGCACGGTGGCCATCCTCCAGACAGAGAAGGCTAAGCTACAAACAGAGGTGCAGGAGTCTAAGAAGGAGCAGGACGACCTGCTGATGCTGCTGGCGGATCAGGACCAGAAGATCCACAGCCTCAAACAGAAACTCAAAGACCTGGGAGAGACG GTGGACGATGAGGATGACCTCGACACTAGGGACCAAACAGACGACGACTacgaggaggaagaagacgaggactag
- the uso1 gene encoding general vesicular transport factor p115 isoform X3: MNFLRGVMGGQAAGPQPSGADTIQKLCDRVASSTLLEDRRDAVRALKSLSKKYRMEVGTQAMDHLINILQTDRSDSEILGYALDTLYNLICNDEEEEQDETAQKQADDLGAQFTEMFIQDPEHVTLLLTLLEDFDFHVRWPGVKLLTALLKNQGVQLQGIILVSPMGVSRLMDLLADSREVIRNDGLLLLQQLTKSNAAIQKIVAFENAFERLLDIITEEGSSDGGIVVEDCLLLLLNLLKNNSSNQNFFKEGSYIQRMKPWFEVGDDNSGWSAQKVTNLHLMLQLVRVMVSPVNSPGATASCQRSMYQCGLLQQLCTILMATGVPADILTETINTVSEVIRGSQINQDYFASVNAPSNPPRPAIVVLLMSMVNERQPFVLRCAVLYCFQCFLYKNQKGQGEIVATLLPSTIDANSISAGQLLCGGLFSADSLSNWCAAVALAHALQDNLTQKEQLLRVQLATSLGKPPVSLLQQCTNILSQGDKIARRGSKVQTRVGLLMLLCTWINNCPIAVTHFLHNQENVPFLTAQISENLGEDERLVQGLCALLLGICIYYNDNSLENYTKEKLKQLIEKRIGKENFVEKLGFITKHELYSRAAQKPQPVFPSPEQMLFDHEFTKLVKELEGVITKAVHKSSEEEKKEEEVKKTLEQHDNIVTQYKELIREQDAQIQELKEQVSTMSAQNEQMQTSLTQQLSQIQQHKDQYNILKLKLGKDNHSQSNSQGDGSQMNGLQMEEVTQLRAELEELRMQHTLLQTQLGDKDTLINSLRSEPSKTAEGSAAESDNSELLKELEALRSQVQSQSAEINQMRTEREELLRRAEAASSEAAPCSDSSLDAQKMAELESRLAAQTNETERLKAEAKSLSQSRLELEQQLASATSTVAILQTEKAKLQTEVQESKKEQDDLLMLLADQDQKIHSLKQKLKDLGETVDDEDDLDTRDQTDDDYEEEEDED, from the exons ATGAATTTCTTGAGAGGAGTGATGGGTGGGCAGGCAGCCGGGCCACAGCCGTCTGGAGCGGACACG ATCCAGAAGTTGTGTGACCGGGTAGCCTCCTCAACGCTCCTAGAAGATCGCAGAGATGCTGTCCGTGCTCTTAAGTCCCTCTCTAAG AAATATCGCATGGAAGTTGGCACACAGGCGATGGATCACTTGATTAACATACTGCAAACtgacag GTCTGACTCTGAGATCCTGGGCTATGCTTTGGACACATTGTACAACCTCATCTGCAacgatgaggaggaggagcaag ACGAGACTGCACAGAAGCAGGCAGATGACCTCGGTGCTCAGTTCACAGAAATGTTCATCCAGGATCCTGAACACGTGACCCTGCTCCTCACTCTACTGGAG GATTTTGACTTCCATGTACGTTGGCCCGGGGTGAAGCTATTGACTGCTCTCCTGAAGAACCAGGGTGTCCAGCTCCAAGGGATCATTCTAGTCAGCCCCATGG GTGTTTCCAGATTGATGGACCTGTTGGCAGACTCTAGGGAGGTGATTCGCAATGAT GGCTTATTGCTGCTTCAACAGCTGACAAAAAGCAATGCTGCCATTCAAAAAATTGTGGCCTTTGAAAACGCATTTGAACGTCTTCTAGATATTATCACAGAGGAGGGCAGCAGTGATGGAG GTATTGTGGTGGAGGACTgtttgctcctgctgctcaaCCTGCTAAAGAACAACAGCTCCAATCAAAACTTCTTCAAGGAGGGCTCCTACATCCAGAGGATGAAGCCCTGGTTTGAGGTCGGGGACGATAACTCTGGTTGGTCCGCACAGAAAGTCACCAACCTCCACCTCATGCTGCAG TTGGTGCGCGTCATGGTGTCTCCAGTGAACTCTCCTGGAGCCACTGCCAGCTGCCAGAGGTCCATGTACCAGTGTggtctgctgcagcagctgtgcaCCATCCTCATGGCCACTGGTGTGCCTGCTGACATCCTCACCGAG ACCATCAACACCGTGTCCGAGGTTATCAGAGGCTCGCAGATCAACCAGGACTACTTTGCCTCCGTCAACGCTCCGTCAAATCCACCAAG ACCGGCCATCGTGGTGCTGCTCATGTCCATGGTGAATGAGAGGCAGCCATTTGTGCTTCGCTGTGCTGTGCTCTACTGTTTCCAGTGTTTCCTCTACAAAAACCAGAAAGGACAGGGGGAGATAGTGGCTACACTGCTGCCCTCCACCATCGATG CTAACTCCATCTCAGCAGGCCAGCTGCTGTGCGGAGGCCTGTTCTCAGCAGACTCTCTGTCTAACTGGTGTGCCGCTGTGGCGTTGGCTCACGCCCTGCAGGACAACCTCACTCAGAAGGAGCAGCTGCTGAGGGTCCAACTCGCCACCAGCCTGGGAAAGCCCCCTGTCTCCCTGCTGCAGCAGTGCACCAACATCCTCTCGCAG GGAGATAAGATCGCCCGGCGG GGCAGTAAAGTTCAGACGCGGGTCGGCCTCCTCATGCTGCTGTGTACGTGGATCAACAACTGTCCGATAGCTGTCACACACTTTTTACACAACCAGGAAAACGTTCCCTTT CTGACGGCTCAGATCTCCGAGAACCTGGGAGAGGATGAAAGGCTGGTGCAGGGCCTGTGTGCACTGCTCCTTGGGATCTGCATCTATTACAACGACAACTCGCTGGAAAACTACACCAA AGAGAAGCTAAAGCAGCTCATTGAGAAGCGGATCGGGAAGGAGAACTTTGTAGAGAAACTGGGCTTCATCACTAAACATGAGCTGTACTCGCGGGCGGCCCAGAAGCCGCAGCCCGTCTTCCCGTCTCCAGAGCAAATGCTGTTTGACCACGAGTTCACCAAGCTGGTCAAAGAGTTGGAGG gtGTGATCACCAAAGCGGTTCATAAGTCcagtgaggaggagaagaaggaagaggaggttAAGAAGACGTTAGAGCAACATGACAACATCGTAACACAGTACAAAGAGCTGATCAGAGaacag GATGCTCAGATCCAGGAGCTGAAGGAGCAGGTGTCGACCATGTCAGCTCAGAACGAACAGATGCAGACTTCACTCACACAACAGCTGTCCCAGATCCAGCAGCACAAAGATCAGTACAACATCCTCAAGCTGAAATTAG GTAAGGATAACCACAGTCAGTCAAACAGTCAGGGAGACGGCTCGCAGATGAACGGGCTACAGATGGAGGAGGTCACGCAGCTCAGAGCGGAGCTGGAGGAGCTCCGCATGCAACACACACTCCTTCAGACACAACTCGGCGACAAAGACACACTCATCAACAGCCTG AGGTCAGAGCCGTCCAAGACAGCAGAGGGTTCAGCAGCAGAGTCAGACAACTCAGAACTGCTCAAG gAGCTGGAGGCTCTGAGGAGTCAGGTTCAGTCACAGTCTGCAGAAATCAACCAgatgaggacagaaagagaagagctgctgaggagagcGGAAGCTGCA TCCTCAGAAGCAGCTCCCTGCAGTGACAGCTCATTAGATGCTCAGAAGATGGCAGAACTAGAGAGCAGACTCGCAGCCCAGACGAACGAGACGGAGAGACTCAAG GCGGAGGCAAAGAGCTTGTCACAGAGCCGGCTGGAGCTGGAGCAGCAGCTTGCTTCAGCCACCAGCACGGTGGCCATCCTCCAGACAGAGAAGGCTAAGCTACAAACAGAGGTGCAGGAGTCTAAGAAGGAGCAGGACGACCTGCTGATGCTGCTGGCGGATCAGGACCAGAAGATCCACAGCCTCAAACAGAAACTCAAAGACCTGGGAGAGACG GTGGACGATGAGGATGACCTCGACACTAGGGACCAAACAGACGACGACTacgaggaggaagaagacgaggactag
- the uso1 gene encoding general vesicular transport factor p115 isoform X2, which translates to MNFLRGVMGGQAAGPQPSGADTIQKLCDRVASSTLLEDRRDAVRALKSLSKKYRMEVGTQAMDHLINILQTDRSDSEILGYALDTLYNLICNDEEEEQDAVTHIPVSGKRKNVSAPDETAQKQADDLGAQFTEMFIQDPEHVTLLLTLLEDFDFHVRWPGVKLLTALLKNQGVQLQGIILVSPMGVSRLMDLLADSREVIRNDGLLLLQQLTKSNAAIQKIVAFENAFERLLDIITEEGSSDGGIVVEDCLLLLLNLLKNNSSNQNFFKEGSYIQRMKPWFEVGDDNSGWSAQKVTNLHLMLQLVRVMVSPVNSPGATASCQRSMYQCGLLQQLCTILMATGVPADILTETINTVSEVIRGSQINQDYFASVNAPSNPPRPAIVVLLMSMVNERQPFVLRCAVLYCFQCFLYKNQKGQGEIVATLLPSTIDANSISAGQLLCGGLFSADSLSNWCAAVALAHALQDNLTQKEQLLRVQLATSLGKPPVSLLQQCTNILSQGSKVQTRVGLLMLLCTWINNCPIAVTHFLHNQENVPFLTAQISENLGEDERLVQGLCALLLGICIYYNDNSLENYTKEKLKQLIEKRIGKENFVEKLGFITKHELYSRAAQKPQPVFPSPEQMLFDHEFTKLVKELEGVITKAVHKSSEEEKKEEEVKKTLEQHDNIVTQYKELIREQDAQIQELKEQVSTMSAQNEQMQTSLTQQLSQIQQHKDQYNILKLKLGKDNHSQSNSQGDGSQMNGLQMEEVTQLRAELEELRMQHTLLQTQLGDKDTLINSLRSEPSKTAEGSAAESDNSELLKELEALRSQVQSQSAEINQMRTEREELLRRAEAASSEAAPCSDSSLDAQKMAELESRLAAQTNETERLKAEAKSLSQSRLELEQQLASATSTVAILQTEKAKLQTEVQESKKEQDDLLMLLADQDQKIHSLKQKLKDLGETVDDEDDLDTRDQTDDDYEEEEDED; encoded by the exons ATGAATTTCTTGAGAGGAGTGATGGGTGGGCAGGCAGCCGGGCCACAGCCGTCTGGAGCGGACACG ATCCAGAAGTTGTGTGACCGGGTAGCCTCCTCAACGCTCCTAGAAGATCGCAGAGATGCTGTCCGTGCTCTTAAGTCCCTCTCTAAG AAATATCGCATGGAAGTTGGCACACAGGCGATGGATCACTTGATTAACATACTGCAAACtgacag GTCTGACTCTGAGATCCTGGGCTATGCTTTGGACACATTGTACAACCTCATCTGCAacgatgaggaggaggagcaag ACGCTGTAACCCATATCCCTGTCTCAGGGAAGCGTAAGAATGTTTCCGCACCTG ACGAGACTGCACAGAAGCAGGCAGATGACCTCGGTGCTCAGTTCACAGAAATGTTCATCCAGGATCCTGAACACGTGACCCTGCTCCTCACTCTACTGGAG GATTTTGACTTCCATGTACGTTGGCCCGGGGTGAAGCTATTGACTGCTCTCCTGAAGAACCAGGGTGTCCAGCTCCAAGGGATCATTCTAGTCAGCCCCATGG GTGTTTCCAGATTGATGGACCTGTTGGCAGACTCTAGGGAGGTGATTCGCAATGAT GGCTTATTGCTGCTTCAACAGCTGACAAAAAGCAATGCTGCCATTCAAAAAATTGTGGCCTTTGAAAACGCATTTGAACGTCTTCTAGATATTATCACAGAGGAGGGCAGCAGTGATGGAG GTATTGTGGTGGAGGACTgtttgctcctgctgctcaaCCTGCTAAAGAACAACAGCTCCAATCAAAACTTCTTCAAGGAGGGCTCCTACATCCAGAGGATGAAGCCCTGGTTTGAGGTCGGGGACGATAACTCTGGTTGGTCCGCACAGAAAGTCACCAACCTCCACCTCATGCTGCAG TTGGTGCGCGTCATGGTGTCTCCAGTGAACTCTCCTGGAGCCACTGCCAGCTGCCAGAGGTCCATGTACCAGTGTggtctgctgcagcagctgtgcaCCATCCTCATGGCCACTGGTGTGCCTGCTGACATCCTCACCGAG ACCATCAACACCGTGTCCGAGGTTATCAGAGGCTCGCAGATCAACCAGGACTACTTTGCCTCCGTCAACGCTCCGTCAAATCCACCAAG ACCGGCCATCGTGGTGCTGCTCATGTCCATGGTGAATGAGAGGCAGCCATTTGTGCTTCGCTGTGCTGTGCTCTACTGTTTCCAGTGTTTCCTCTACAAAAACCAGAAAGGACAGGGGGAGATAGTGGCTACACTGCTGCCCTCCACCATCGATG CTAACTCCATCTCAGCAGGCCAGCTGCTGTGCGGAGGCCTGTTCTCAGCAGACTCTCTGTCTAACTGGTGTGCCGCTGTGGCGTTGGCTCACGCCCTGCAGGACAACCTCACTCAGAAGGAGCAGCTGCTGAGGGTCCAACTCGCCACCAGCCTGGGAAAGCCCCCTGTCTCCCTGCTGCAGCAGTGCACCAACATCCTCTCGCAG GGCAGTAAAGTTCAGACGCGGGTCGGCCTCCTCATGCTGCTGTGTACGTGGATCAACAACTGTCCGATAGCTGTCACACACTTTTTACACAACCAGGAAAACGTTCCCTTT CTGACGGCTCAGATCTCCGAGAACCTGGGAGAGGATGAAAGGCTGGTGCAGGGCCTGTGTGCACTGCTCCTTGGGATCTGCATCTATTACAACGACAACTCGCTGGAAAACTACACCAA AGAGAAGCTAAAGCAGCTCATTGAGAAGCGGATCGGGAAGGAGAACTTTGTAGAGAAACTGGGCTTCATCACTAAACATGAGCTGTACTCGCGGGCGGCCCAGAAGCCGCAGCCCGTCTTCCCGTCTCCAGAGCAAATGCTGTTTGACCACGAGTTCACCAAGCTGGTCAAAGAGTTGGAGG gtGTGATCACCAAAGCGGTTCATAAGTCcagtgaggaggagaagaaggaagaggaggttAAGAAGACGTTAGAGCAACATGACAACATCGTAACACAGTACAAAGAGCTGATCAGAGaacag GATGCTCAGATCCAGGAGCTGAAGGAGCAGGTGTCGACCATGTCAGCTCAGAACGAACAGATGCAGACTTCACTCACACAACAGCTGTCCCAGATCCAGCAGCACAAAGATCAGTACAACATCCTCAAGCTGAAATTAG GTAAGGATAACCACAGTCAGTCAAACAGTCAGGGAGACGGCTCGCAGATGAACGGGCTACAGATGGAGGAGGTCACGCAGCTCAGAGCGGAGCTGGAGGAGCTCCGCATGCAACACACACTCCTTCAGACACAACTCGGCGACAAAGACACACTCATCAACAGCCTG AGGTCAGAGCCGTCCAAGACAGCAGAGGGTTCAGCAGCAGAGTCAGACAACTCAGAACTGCTCAAG gAGCTGGAGGCTCTGAGGAGTCAGGTTCAGTCACAGTCTGCAGAAATCAACCAgatgaggacagaaagagaagagctgctgaggagagcGGAAGCTGCA TCCTCAGAAGCAGCTCCCTGCAGTGACAGCTCATTAGATGCTCAGAAGATGGCAGAACTAGAGAGCAGACTCGCAGCCCAGACGAACGAGACGGAGAGACTCAAG GCGGAGGCAAAGAGCTTGTCACAGAGCCGGCTGGAGCTGGAGCAGCAGCTTGCTTCAGCCACCAGCACGGTGGCCATCCTCCAGACAGAGAAGGCTAAGCTACAAACAGAGGTGCAGGAGTCTAAGAAGGAGCAGGACGACCTGCTGATGCTGCTGGCGGATCAGGACCAGAAGATCCACAGCCTCAAACAGAAACTCAAAGACCTGGGAGAGACG GTGGACGATGAGGATGACCTCGACACTAGGGACCAAACAGACGACGACTacgaggaggaagaagacgaggactag